The following coding sequences lie in one Sedimentibacter sp. MB35-C1 genomic window:
- a CDS encoding BCCT family transporter, with amino-acid sequence MEKSEMKKGNIEWLRFGILAGFLILFVICSLVNGEATYGVISNGFNVVANYFGGFIQLMMVSFWLIALFIAISKFGNIRIGGKDAKVETNTFSWYAIIITTMLAGGGVFYAAAEPFYHFVNVPPHFEGVEAGTFTAAGYALAQGAFNWGYLVWGATAFCIPLLAYVIYEKGLPNRPSSMLYLIGGEKAANGVAGKAFDIFALIGVAAGTIGPTGFLGLQIAFALNAVWGIPNTVMTQIVVILIAAVAFIFGAATGLKKGMDYLSKATIYLGAIFAVSILLLCTGMFVVDNYVNSLGIFIQNFFIMSFSRLDIAWMGGWTVFYQIWFLAYGPSMAVLTLSMSKGRSLRQILLGIAVVCPLITGIWFAIFGGSAIGFEMLNPGVLSESLNSAGLPSVLISLLQHIPGSFFMIPLALSLIVLFLVTTGAGAAYSMAVQTTRMEEPYPWIRALFAALLGAVAAALVIIGGNDAMSAMQNFIVICGLPLIFFYVALIPSVLKAGKLLYNNVLLRIDNE; translated from the coding sequence ATGGAAAAAAGTGAAATGAAAAAGGGAAACATTGAGTGGTTACGATTTGGAATTTTGGCAGGATTTTTAATTCTATTCGTAATATGTTCATTAGTTAATGGTGAAGCTACATACGGAGTCATTTCCAATGGATTTAATGTTGTTGCTAATTACTTTGGCGGATTTATACAGCTGATGATGGTAAGTTTTTGGTTGATAGCGTTATTTATAGCAATTTCAAAATTCGGAAATATAAGAATTGGTGGGAAAGATGCAAAAGTAGAAACTAATACATTTAGCTGGTATGCAATTATCATTACAACAATGCTTGCCGGTGGTGGTGTTTTTTATGCAGCAGCAGAACCATTTTATCATTTTGTAAATGTACCCCCACATTTTGAAGGTGTTGAAGCAGGAACATTTACAGCAGCTGGCTATGCTTTAGCTCAAGGTGCATTTAATTGGGGGTATTTGGTATGGGGAGCAACAGCTTTCTGTATTCCACTTTTAGCTTATGTAATTTATGAGAAAGGACTCCCAAATAGACCAAGCTCTATGCTTTATCTAATTGGTGGTGAAAAAGCAGCAAATGGTGTTGCAGGTAAAGCTTTTGACATTTTTGCTTTAATTGGTGTTGCTGCAGGGACAATTGGGCCAACAGGCTTCCTTGGACTTCAGATTGCATTTGCTTTAAATGCTGTATGGGGCATTCCGAATACAGTTATGACACAAATAGTGGTTATTCTGATTGCAGCAGTAGCATTTATATTTGGTGCGGCTACAGGGCTTAAAAAGGGTATGGATTATCTTTCTAAAGCGACAATATATTTAGGAGCGATATTTGCTGTATCTATTTTACTTCTTTGTACTGGAATGTTTGTAGTTGACAATTATGTAAATAGTCTTGGAATTTTTATTCAGAATTTCTTCATTATGTCCTTTTCTAGATTAGATATCGCATGGATGGGTGGATGGACAGTCTTCTATCAAATTTGGTTCCTTGCTTATGGGCCATCAATGGCAGTGTTAACCTTAAGCATGTCAAAAGGACGTTCTTTACGCCAGATATTACTTGGTATAGCAGTTGTATGTCCACTTATTACAGGAATTTGGTTTGCTATTTTTGGTGGCTCTGCAATTGGTTTTGAAATGTTAAATCCAGGAGTTCTTTCAGAATCGCTTAATTCGGCAGGGTTACCTAGTGTATTAATAAGTTTGCTACAGCATATTCCGGGTTCATTCTTTATGATACCGCTAGCTCTTAGTTTGATTGTATTATTCCTAGTGACAACAGGAGCAGGAGCTGCGTACAGTATGGCTGTACAAACTACTCGTATGGAAGAACCGTATCCATGGATTCGTGCTCTTTTTGCAGCTCTTCTAGGCGCTGTAGCAGCAGCTTTGGTAATAATTGGTGGAAATGATGCAATGAGTGCTATGCAAAATTTTATTGTAATTTGCGGGTTACCTTTAATCTTCTTCTATGTTGCACTAATTCCGAGTGTACTTAAAGCTGGAAAGCTTTTGTATAATAATGTATTATTAAGAATTGATAATGAATAG
- a CDS encoding TetR/AcrR family transcriptional regulator: MKTNITLKKKRVMLYFIESAANIMANEGVDQLTIRNVSERAGYNSATLYNYFDNFDELKEWASIYCITDYLSECCDILAQRIDSLDNLMEIWLTYCRYAFQNPQLYSYIFFSSQSSNIQRNLKIVSEAFPDWLHRDLRNERIEKFVNGPNTEVRSLYLVELCIQDGYFKEEDKIDINNIAGILTAGLLQELYAKGELVNQEMIEAALEKFKKYFGQYIAAKRIR, encoded by the coding sequence ATGAAAACGAATATTACATTAAAAAAGAAAAGAGTTATGTTATATTTTATAGAGTCCGCAGCTAATATTATGGCAAATGAAGGTGTGGATCAGTTAACAATACGTAATGTTTCGGAAAGAGCAGGTTATAACAGTGCTACATTATATAACTACTTTGATAACTTTGATGAGTTGAAAGAATGGGCATCTATCTATTGTATAACTGATTACTTAAGTGAATGCTGTGATATTCTTGCGCAGAGAATTGATAGTCTCGATAATCTGATGGAAATTTGGTTGACATATTGCCGATATGCATTTCAGAATCCTCAATTATATTCATATATATTTTTTTCATCTCAATCGAGTAATATACAAAGAAATTTAAAGATAGTTTCAGAAGCGTTTCCAGATTGGCTACATCGTGATCTTCGCAATGAACGCATTGAGAAGTTTGTCAATGGTCCAAATACAGAAGTTCGTTCTCTTTATCTTGTAGAATTATGTATTCAAGATGGTTATTTTAAGGAAGAAGATAAGATTGATATTAATAATATTGCGGGTATTTTAACAGCAGGTTTGCTCCAGGAATTATATGCTAAAGGAGAATTAGTTAATCAAGAAATGATCGAAGCTGCTTTGGAAAAATTTAAGAAGTATTTTGGTCAATATATTGCAGCTAAAAGAATTAGATAA
- a CDS encoding BlaI/MecI/CopY family transcriptional regulator, which produces MKEYKLTESEEKFADIIWRNEPIGSGDLVKLCEKEMKWKKSTTYTVLKKLCEKGIFLNENAVVTSIITKEEYYSNQSKRFVEDTFGGSLPKFLTAFIGGKKLSNHQAEELKKLIDDHKEV; this is translated from the coding sequence ATGAAAGAATATAAACTTACTGAGAGTGAAGAAAAGTTTGCGGATATCATTTGGCGTAATGAGCCCATAGGTTCTGGTGATCTTGTCAAGCTATGTGAAAAAGAAATGAAATGGAAAAAGTCCACAACATATACAGTACTTAAAAAATTATGCGAAAAAGGTATTTTTCTAAATGAAAATGCTGTTGTTACATCGATAATCACAAAGGAAGAGTATTACTCAAATCAAAGTAAACGCTTCGTTGAAGATACTTTTGGAGGGTCATTACCTAAATTTTTGACAGCTTTTATTGGAGGTAAAAAATTAAGTAATCATCAAGCAGAAGAATTGAAAAAACTGATTGATGATCATAAGGAGGTATGA
- a CDS encoding ornithine cyclodeaminase family protein, whose protein sequence is MEKMVFIYEEQVKETMNMSLALETIREAYKASAEGKRYAPGRVVGPIRGEENCGQWLVANCLDVPFFGSKFSAVFKDNITKGLPSVISKISLYSAETGEQVALINANYLTAIKTGGSAGVATDVMARKDAHCLGVIGTGEQAYTQVLAVQEVRELTELRIYDSLPDRVDKFAERIAKVQNKPYIIIKCKSASELVSNSDIICTCTPSLTPVFNGSELKPGTHVNAIGSFTPFMQEIDEETVVKAARIITEHVEGLWEAAGDILIPVEKGVVSKEKVVGSVGDCLVGNVKARENDEEITLYESVGSCVLDVSMAIATYEACK, encoded by the coding sequence ATGGAAAAAATGGTATTTATTTATGAGGAACAAGTTAAAGAAACAATGAATATGAGTCTGGCTCTTGAAACTATAAGAGAAGCATACAAGGCTTCTGCAGAAGGAAAAAGATATGCACCAGGTAGGGTTGTTGGACCAATCCGAGGAGAAGAAAATTGTGGTCAATGGCTAGTGGCAAATTGTTTAGATGTTCCATTCTTTGGATCTAAGTTTTCTGCAGTATTTAAAGACAATATTACAAAGGGACTGCCAAGCGTAATTTCTAAAATTAGTCTTTATTCTGCCGAAACTGGAGAACAGGTTGCTTTAATCAATGCAAATTATCTAACTGCAATTAAGACTGGTGGTAGTGCTGGTGTTGCCACAGATGTAATGGCTAGAAAAGATGCTCATTGTTTGGGTGTAATCGGAACTGGTGAACAAGCCTATACGCAGGTTCTTGCTGTACAGGAAGTTAGAGAACTTACAGAGTTAAGAATTTATGATTCACTTCCTGATAGAGTGGATAAATTTGCAGAGAGAATCGCAAAAGTTCAAAATAAACCGTACATAATCATAAAATGTAAATCAGCTAGTGAATTGGTATCTAATTCTGATATTATTTGCACATGCACACCTTCCCTTACCCCAGTATTTAATGGCTCTGAATTAAAACCTGGTACTCATGTCAATGCCATAGGCTCTTTTACACCATTTATGCAAGAAATTGATGAAGAAACAGTTGTAAAAGCAGCGCGCATCATTACAGAACATGTTGAAGGACTTTGGGAAGCTGCAGGAGATATCCTAATTCCTGTAGAAAAGGGAGTAGTTTCTAAAGAAAAAGTCGTTGGATCTGTAGGTGATTGCCTTGTTGGCAATGTTAAAGCTCGTGAAAATGATGAAGAAATCACTCTATATGAAAGTGTTGGATCTTGCGTACTAGATGTATCTATGGCTATAGCAACATATGAAGCTTGTAAGTAA
- a CDS encoding BCCT family transporter: protein MAKIETKKGKIEWLRFGILTVFLILFILGSLINGSTTYKAIIVGFNFISTNLGGLTQILMFLLWVIALYVAISKFGNIRIGGKDSKKETNTFSWYAVIITTMLAGGGVFYATAEPFYHFINLPPHFNGIESATTKAVGYALAQSAFNWGYLVWGATAFCIPLLAYVIYEKGLPNRPSSMLWLISGEKVTNGVLGKAFDIFSLIGVAAGTIGPTGFLGLQIAFALNAVWGIPNTALTQIVVILVASITFVIGAATGLKKGIDLLSRATVYLGVVFAAGILTLGCGMFVFDSYINSLGVFMHNFFVMAFTRVDPTWLGSWTIFYQIWFLAYGPSMAVLALSMSKGRTLREVMIGIGVICPMIAGVWFSIFGGVAIGFEMQNAGILSTVMNTDGLPSVLITLLQQLPHSYIMIPLALILITLFLVTTGSGAAYSMSVQVTNMDVPYAWIRALLAILLGASAAALVLIGGNDAMSAMQNFIVICGLPLIVFYIMLIPSVFKAARLLYQNKQLRVEEGILETEE, encoded by the coding sequence ATGGCAAAAATTGAGACAAAAAAGGGGAAAATTGAGTGGTTGCGATTTGGTATTCTTACAGTTTTTTTAATCTTGTTTATTCTAGGTTCTCTAATAAATGGTAGTACTACCTACAAAGCGATTATCGTAGGGTTTAACTTTATTTCAACAAATCTAGGTGGCCTTACACAAATTTTGATGTTTCTCTTATGGGTGATTGCACTTTATGTTGCAATATCAAAATTTGGAAATATTCGTATTGGCGGCAAAGATTCAAAGAAAGAAACAAATACCTTTAGTTGGTATGCTGTTATCATTACAACAATGCTTGCAGGTGGAGGAGTGTTTTACGCAACAGCAGAGCCATTTTATCATTTTATAAATTTGCCTCCGCATTTTAATGGAATAGAGTCTGCAACAACAAAAGCAGTAGGATATGCTTTAGCTCAAAGTGCATTTAATTGGGGATATTTGGTATGGGGGGCAACAGCTTTCTGTATTCCACTATTAGCTTATGTTATCTATGAAAAGGGTTTACCAAATAGGCCAAGTTCTATGCTCTGGTTAATCAGTGGCGAAAAAGTAACTAATGGTGTATTAGGTAAGGCTTTTGATATATTTTCTTTAATTGGTGTTGCAGCTGGAACGATTGGACCTACAGGATTTCTAGGGCTACAAATTGCCTTTGCGCTAAATGCGGTGTGGGGAATTCCAAATACAGCATTAACACAAATTGTTGTTATTTTAGTAGCTTCCATTACATTTGTAATTGGTGCAGCGACAGGCTTGAAGAAAGGTATTGATTTATTATCGAGGGCAACAGTGTATCTAGGAGTAGTTTTTGCTGCGGGCATTTTGACTTTAGGATGTGGAATGTTTGTATTTGATTCCTATATCAATAGTCTAGGTGTGTTTATGCATAATTTTTTTGTTATGGCATTTACAAGAGTAGACCCTACTTGGTTAGGTAGTTGGACAATTTTCTATCAGATTTGGTTCCTGGCATACGGGCCATCTATGGCGGTATTAGCATTAAGTATGTCTAAAGGGCGTACATTAAGAGAAGTGATGATTGGAATTGGAGTAATCTGTCCAATGATTGCGGGTGTGTGGTTCTCGATTTTTGGTGGAGTCGCAATAGGATTTGAAATGCAAAACGCTGGAATATTATCAACTGTTATGAACACAGATGGGTTACCAAGTGTTCTTATTACCTTGCTTCAACAGTTACCCCATTCTTACATTATGATTCCTTTAGCCTTAATATTAATTACATTATTTCTTGTCACGACAGGCTCTGGAGCTGCATACAGTATGTCTGTTCAGGTCACTAATATGGATGTGCCATATGCATGGATTCGAGCCCTATTAGCAATTCTACTAGGTGCTTCAGCTGCAGCTTTAGTTCTTATTGGAGGAAATGATGCAATGAGCGCTATGCAGAACTTTATAGTTATATGTGGATTACCGCTTATTGTATTTTATATTATGTTAATTCCAAGTGTTTTTAAAGCAGCTAGGTTGCTATATCAAAACAAGCAACTGAGAGTTGAGGAAGGGATACTAGAAACAGAAGAGTAA